One Anaerohalosphaeraceae bacterium DNA segment encodes these proteins:
- the fliS gene encoding flagellar export chaperone FliS has product MSITEIYQETAVTTQNKGRLIVLLYEGAIRFLHQARTAIQNGNFTQKAASLAKARDIIFELNQSLNLEQGGSLAQNLRGLYNFLWRYIGQAGIQNNTEMLDKSIHILEDLASAWRKVCS; this is encoded by the coding sequence ATGAGCATCACCGAAATCTATCAGGAAACCGCCGTAACAACTCAGAACAAAGGACGATTGATCGTTCTGCTCTATGAAGGAGCCATTCGTTTCCTCCACCAGGCACGAACAGCCATTCAAAACGGAAACTTCACTCAAAAAGCCGCCTCGCTGGCCAAAGCGCGTGACATCATTTTTGAATTGAACCAGTCCCTCAATCTCGAACAAGGGGGCTCTCTGGCTCAAAACCTCCGCGGTCTCTACAACTTCCTCTGGCGGTATATCGGCCAGGCCGGAATCCAGAACAATACAGAAATGCTCGACAAAAGCATTCACATTCTTGAAGACCTCGCCTCGGCATGGCGAAAAGTCTGCTCCTGA
- a CDS encoding flagellin — translation MLAIKNNLMAESAARHLGKSYDALARSVERLSSGLRINSAKDDAAGLAVRELMRADIAVIKQGSRNAMDAISMLQTMEGAMGSIDAVLIRMKELAEQAATGSYSEQQRNIMNNEFQQMIAEIQRIATTTEFNSINMLNSATGTNSIHFGVNSYIQVTSVDVRPSNLIDSATITIAGADGTNAQQALVLVNEAIQRKDSARASFGYMMNRLESTNEVLNIQAENLMAAESRISDVDVATEMAALTCNQVLAQAGVAMLAQANTMPQMALTLLRG, via the coding sequence ATGTTAGCAATTAAAAACAACTTGATGGCGGAAAGCGCGGCAAGACATCTGGGCAAAAGCTACGATGCCCTCGCCCGGTCCGTCGAACGTCTTTCCTCCGGCCTGCGGATCAACAGTGCCAAGGACGATGCAGCTGGACTGGCTGTCCGAGAATTGATGCGGGCGGACATCGCCGTCATCAAACAGGGGTCCCGAAATGCGATGGACGCCATCAGCATGCTCCAGACGATGGAAGGAGCAATGGGCTCGATTGACGCCGTCCTTATCCGTATGAAAGAACTGGCGGAACAGGCCGCCACGGGCTCCTATTCGGAACAGCAGCGGAATATCATGAACAATGAGTTCCAGCAGATGATCGCCGAAATCCAGCGAATCGCCACCACCACCGAATTCAACAGCATCAATATGCTCAACAGTGCCACCGGCACCAACAGCATCCATTTCGGCGTCAACTCGTATATTCAGGTCACTTCCGTCGATGTGCGTCCGTCAAACCTCATTGACAGCGCCACAATTACCATTGCCGGAGCCGACGGAACAAATGCCCAGCAGGCCCTGGTTCTGGTCAACGAAGCCATCCAGCGAAAAGACAGCGCCCGAGCCAGCTTCGGTTATATGATGAACCGACTCGAAAGCACCAATGAAGTGCTCAACATTCAGGCCGAAAACCTGATGGCCGCTGAATCGCGAATCTCGGACGTGGATGTGGCCACAGAAATGGCGGCCCTCACTTGCAACCAGGTGCTGGCACAGGCCGGTGTGGCGATGCTGGCCCAGGCGAACACGATGCCCCAAATGGCACTGACCCTGCTGCGCGGATAA
- a CDS encoding flagellar hook-length control protein FliK, giving the protein MTQTAGIVNILNTTVEPSLRPAGSETALNETAAKKKNHQTHETDGNKAEFGEAETLSSPFLTVLNKKMVSGQEDTKTDAKKKQKHETIFTTASAETILLSKPLDNTPLSEKTTLKHPKAAASSKEQSSTERLTKLPTLPNLTQKSPAADSTTLDRIKVPQNENPKSKSSFSYPLQQTAASSTNKEIKTDNVQIKPSPEPQITLPDKTAKAPDVIQNLPKVASQPIQLPQIPLTTTVQRAIPLSNQEKAVSQKKSESVEALTEPLSKPQKIKSSLKSSSSSDSSQKKDVVNAEIANPSPVPTRTNIGVEQSPLRPTATLINAVKASDTTTELTPPLSASQQVLRNLQNAVQNDIQSIQIALSPEGLGLVRIKFDKVGDEISGILEVQKEQTRQEIEKSLPNILASLENQGIQIRKIEISPLANQEQKHTNSESASDWNLRYEMQEERQRRTPNADSASSLEEQPRKTDLTPETERSYQIHPDSKILNLFM; this is encoded by the coding sequence ATGACTCAAACAGCCGGTATCGTAAATATACTAAATACAACCGTTGAGCCGTCTTTGCGGCCGGCCGGTTCAGAGACCGCGTTGAATGAAACGGCAGCAAAGAAAAAAAACCATCAAACTCACGAAACAGACGGAAACAAAGCCGAGTTTGGAGAGGCGGAAACTTTGTCGAGTCCATTCTTAACCGTCTTAAATAAAAAGATGGTCAGCGGGCAAGAAGATACAAAAACAGATGCAAAGAAAAAACAAAAACATGAAACCATATTTACAACAGCCAGCGCTGAAACAATCCTCTTATCCAAACCGCTCGACAATACCCCCCTTTCAGAGAAAACAACATTGAAACATCCAAAAGCAGCCGCATCATCAAAAGAACAGTCTTCTACAGAAAGATTGACTAAATTGCCCACACTGCCAAATCTTACTCAAAAAAGTCCTGCAGCTGATTCAACAACTCTTGACCGCATCAAAGTGCCCCAGAATGAAAATCCGAAATCGAAAAGTTCCTTCTCCTATCCTCTTCAACAAACTGCGGCATCAAGTACCAACAAAGAGATAAAGACTGACAATGTCCAGATTAAGCCGTCGCCTGAACCCCAAATAACCCTCCCTGACAAAACAGCCAAAGCACCCGATGTCATTCAAAACCTTCCCAAGGTCGCTTCCCAACCAATACAATTACCCCAGATCCCCTTAACAACAACCGTTCAGCGAGCCATTCCTCTCAGCAACCAGGAAAAGGCGGTTTCACAAAAAAAATCAGAATCTGTTGAAGCTTTGACTGAACCTCTATCAAAACCTCAAAAAATCAAAAGTTCTCTAAAATCCTCGAGCTCTTCGGATTCCTCCCAGAAAAAGGATGTCGTCAATGCCGAAATAGCCAATCCCTCACCAGTTCCGACACGAACAAATATTGGAGTCGAACAAAGTCCGCTCCGCCCGACCGCAACCCTTATCAATGCTGTCAAAGCATCTGATACCACAACAGAATTAACCCCTCCTCTTTCTGCTTCTCAGCAAGTCCTAAGAAATCTACAAAACGCTGTTCAAAATGATATCCAATCCATCCAAATTGCCCTCTCCCCGGAAGGATTGGGGTTGGTCAGAATTAAATTCGACAAAGTCGGAGATGAAATATCCGGTATTCTTGAAGTTCAAAAAGAACAAACCCGCCAAGAAATCGAAAAATCTCTGCCGAATATCCTCGCATCCCTCGAGAATCAGGGCATTCAGATACGGAAAATCGAAATCAGCCCATTAGCCAACCAGGAACAGAAACATACAAATTCCGAAAGCGCTTCCGATTGGAACCTGCGATATGAAATGCAGGAGGAACGTCAGCGCCGAACTCCAAATGCCGATTCCGCTTCCTCTCTGGAAGAACAGCCAAGAAAAACTGATTTAACCCCCGAAACAGAAAGAAGTTATCAAATACATCCGGATTCAAAAATCCTAAACCTGTTTATGTAG
- a CDS encoding FAD-linked oxidase C-terminal domain-containing protein — MKSQPEKIGSDLAGLVKGTVYIDIYNRVAFSTDASIYQIFPQCVVSVRDEEDIRRVIQYARENGLTAAARGAGSGVAGESLTDGIVIDIRRYMDRILSVSEDGELVTVEPGVVLDDLNCFLASYGRMIGPDPSSSNRAVIGGCLANNATGAHSLVYGHFDRWVQRVRAVLADGTAVELVNGMKPAEDGRPESKIARQCFELLSGKESVIRAARPKTERNRSGYAIDGIVHDGVVDLARLTAGSEGTLAVFTEITLRTVPIPRCKGLIQLEFPSFETMARAISLIVRCGPAACELMDQTLMTMARQAYPKYRDVLPEGCTAALLVEMTGADESEVREKLERVRLAAADLAVRAENVLDAKRQQRLWKARKDAVPLLNRQKGPAHPIPFIEDVSVDPVRLDEYIAGLEKIGRKYGLAMAYYGHAGDGGLHIRPYIDLSREEGVQQMRAMAQEVFELAWSMGGSVSGEHADGLVRAAFIRRQYGEAYYELLKGIKRIFDPEGLLNPGKILNEDPDVMVRRLRLPGRNLEAKTALLLGPDEFRFEAEQCSGCGVCLARTEGVRMCPVFRAVNEELASSRAKANLLRSAAGLPSDIGTYDAQGLREVLSLCVNCKMCSVQCPAGVDVSKLIVEARAQIARKLGFSTAETVLSHNRLLSMLAAAFAPLSNWILQLPLSRLLMEKTIGLDRHRPFPKFERGSFIRKVRRFRKPAASADFSQKAAYFVDSFANWNDHSLGFAVVEVLEKLGVQVEIPLQRPAPLPAYVYGNLHAARRDLEYNLKQLAPLVQRGYEVVCSEPSAALCLKEEMKYLIQSQESALLADHTWELMDYIRRILEHRGWGLIRLSDACRTVRYAYHAPCHLQSLRQPSDTVDLLDRLGLKVVNLNGGCCGLAGTAGMQSKKAKLSEAIGELLKKKIEQINPDIVLTECAACAMQIEHLTGCKTLHPIKLFWEYGR, encoded by the coding sequence TTGAAAAGTCAGCCGGAAAAAATCGGTTCGGATTTAGCGGGTCTTGTAAAAGGGACTGTTTACATCGATATCTATAACCGCGTCGCATTTAGCACGGATGCGAGCATTTATCAAATCTTTCCGCAATGTGTGGTGTCTGTTCGAGACGAGGAGGATATCCGCCGGGTTATCCAGTATGCCCGAGAGAACGGATTGACTGCGGCGGCAAGGGGGGCCGGCAGCGGTGTGGCGGGGGAATCTTTGACGGATGGGATTGTAATCGATATCCGTCGGTATATGGACCGCATTCTGTCTGTGAGTGAAGACGGAGAACTGGTGACGGTAGAGCCGGGGGTTGTTCTGGATGACCTGAATTGTTTTCTGGCTTCGTATGGGCGGATGATTGGACCGGACCCTTCCAGTTCAAACCGGGCCGTCATCGGAGGGTGTCTTGCCAACAATGCTACGGGGGCCCATTCATTGGTTTACGGTCATTTTGACCGCTGGGTCCAGCGGGTTCGGGCTGTCCTGGCCGATGGGACTGCGGTTGAGCTGGTCAACGGAATGAAACCGGCTGAAGACGGCAGGCCGGAATCGAAAATCGCCAGGCAGTGTTTTGAGCTGCTTTCGGGAAAAGAGTCGGTGATTCGAGCAGCTCGGCCCAAAACGGAAAGAAACCGAAGCGGGTATGCTATCGATGGAATTGTTCACGACGGAGTTGTGGATTTGGCACGTCTGACGGCCGGTTCAGAGGGGACCTTGGCTGTTTTTACGGAAATTACGCTCCGGACGGTTCCTATTCCCCGATGCAAGGGGCTGATTCAGCTGGAGTTTCCGTCATTTGAAACGATGGCCCGTGCGATTTCTCTGATTGTGCGCTGCGGTCCGGCGGCCTGTGAATTGATGGACCAGACGCTGATGACAATGGCGCGTCAGGCCTATCCGAAATACCGTGATGTTTTGCCGGAAGGGTGCACAGCCGCATTACTGGTGGAAATGACCGGTGCGGACGAAAGCGAGGTGCGGGAGAAGCTTGAGCGTGTACGTCTGGCGGCGGCGGATTTGGCCGTTCGGGCGGAGAATGTTCTGGATGCGAAAAGACAGCAGCGTCTCTGGAAGGCCCGTAAAGATGCCGTTCCTTTGCTGAATCGCCAAAAAGGGCCGGCTCATCCGATTCCGTTTATTGAAGATGTGTCCGTGGACCCTGTGCGGCTGGATGAATACATCGCAGGACTGGAGAAAATCGGGCGCAAATACGGCCTTGCGATGGCTTATTACGGGCATGCCGGCGACGGCGGACTGCATATTCGCCCGTACATCGATTTGTCGAGGGAAGAGGGGGTTCAGCAGATGCGGGCCATGGCTCAGGAGGTGTTCGAACTGGCCTGGTCTATGGGCGGCTCGGTCAGCGGGGAGCATGCAGACGGCTTGGTGCGGGCGGCCTTTATTCGACGGCAATACGGGGAGGCCTATTATGAACTGCTCAAGGGTATCAAACGGATTTTTGACCCGGAAGGCCTGCTGAACCCCGGCAAGATTCTGAATGAGGACCCTGATGTAATGGTTCGCCGTTTGCGTCTTCCGGGAAGAAATCTGGAAGCGAAGACTGCTTTGCTGCTGGGGCCGGATGAGTTTCGATTTGAGGCCGAACAGTGCAGCGGATGCGGGGTTTGCCTGGCCCGCACGGAAGGGGTACGGATGTGTCCGGTTTTTCGGGCTGTCAATGAAGAGCTGGCTTCCAGCCGAGCCAAAGCCAATCTGCTTCGGTCGGCGGCAGGGCTTCCTTCTGACATCGGCACGTATGACGCACAGGGGCTTCGAGAGGTATTGTCCCTTTGTGTGAACTGCAAGATGTGTTCGGTTCAGTGTCCGGCAGGGGTGGATGTATCCAAACTGATTGTGGAGGCACGGGCTCAGATTGCCCGCAAGCTCGGTTTTTCGACGGCGGAAACAGTGCTTTCACACAATCGTCTTTTGAGCATGCTGGCGGCTGCGTTCGCTCCGCTAAGCAATTGGATTCTTCAGTTGCCGCTGAGCCGCCTGCTGATGGAGAAGACGATAGGACTGGACCGGCATCGGCCGTTTCCGAAGTTTGAGAGGGGAAGTTTTATTCGAAAAGTGCGGCGGTTTCGCAAGCCCGCTGCTTCAGCAGATTTCTCGCAAAAAGCGGCCTATTTTGTGGACAGCTTTGCCAACTGGAATGACCATTCCCTCGGGTTTGCGGTTGTAGAGGTTTTGGAGAAACTGGGTGTGCAGGTCGAGATTCCTTTGCAGAGGCCTGCACCGCTGCCGGCGTATGTGTACGGAAATCTCCACGCCGCCCGCCGGGATTTGGAATACAATTTGAAACAGCTTGCGCCGCTGGTTCAAAGGGGGTATGAAGTGGTTTGTTCAGAACCGAGTGCGGCCCTGTGTCTGAAAGAGGAGATGAAATATCTTATCCAGTCGCAGGAGTCTGCGCTGCTGGCCGACCATACGTGGGAGCTGATGGACTATATCCGCCGGATTCTGGAGCATCGCGGGTGGGGGTTGATTCGGCTGTCGGATGCGTGCCGGACGGTTCGATATGCTTACCATGCACCTTGTCATCTGCAATCGCTGCGGCAGCCGTCGGATACAGTGGATTTGCTGGACCGTTTGGGGTTGAAGGTCGTCAATCTGAATGGGGGCTGCTGCGGGCTGGCGGGAACGGCGGGGATGCAAAGCAAAAAAGCCAAGCTGTCCGAAGCCATCGGGGAATTATTGAAAAAGAAAATTGAGCAGATTAATCCGGATATTGTTTTGACGGAATGTGCTGCTTGTGCGATGCAGATTGAACACCTCACGGGGTGCAAAACGCTGCACCCCATCAAACTTTTTTGGGAGTACGGAAGGTAA